A single genomic interval of Methylocystis sp. IM3 harbors:
- a CDS encoding DUF2840 domain-containing protein, whose protein sequence is MSAPTEVELYFVKGKIERWIRFGKPISERTLDRRRRLATFAPGDTFAFIRWASNAHGTLVSRIDILRACDDGEPCSTVPGVKPGAEILLRTVGWEKVQRVLRTIDAVEAFGFLPQEICPDYWRHVHSRLAAGLPPRAYSRERHRAWLLRVGLERRP, encoded by the coding sequence ATGAGCGCACCGACCGAAGTCGAACTCTATTTCGTCAAAGGCAAGATCGAACGCTGGATTCGATTCGGCAAGCCGATCAGCGAGCGAACGCTCGATCGCCGGCGGCGCCTCGCGACATTCGCGCCGGGCGACACCTTCGCCTTCATCCGCTGGGCGTCGAATGCGCATGGAACGCTCGTCTCGCGCATCGATATTCTTCGCGCTTGCGACGACGGGGAGCCGTGCTCCACCGTTCCGGGGGTGAAGCCCGGAGCAGAGATTTTGCTGCGGACCGTCGGCTGGGAGAAGGTCCAGCGCGTCCTTCGCACCATCGACGCCGTCGAAGCGTTTGGCTTTCTCCCACAGGAAATTTGTCCCGACTATTGGCGACACGTGCACAGCCGTCTTGCAGCCGGGCTGCCGCCGCGCGCCTATTCGCGCGAGCGCCATCGCGCCTGGCTGCTGCGTGTTGGCTTGGAGCGACGCCCATGA
- a CDS encoding DNA -binding domain-containing protein has protein sequence MPIADIAPTNAHIVDYDRAQGIVYLRLLDAEKEGATWEEAAKIILGIDPTREPERAKRAYDTHLARAKWMTKSGYKDLLRGPA, from the coding sequence ATGCCGATTGCCGATATCGCGCCGACGAATGCGCATATCGTCGATTACGATCGCGCCCAAGGCATTGTCTATCTGAGGCTTCTCGACGCCGAAAAGGAAGGGGCAACATGGGAAGAGGCGGCGAAAATCATTCTCGGCATCGATCCGACACGCGAGCCCGAGCGCGCAAAGCGTGCCTATGATACGCATCTTGCCCGCGCCAAATGGATGACGAAAAGCGGCTACAAAGACCTGCTTCGTGGACCGGCGTAA
- a CDS encoding DUF2493 domain-containing protein: MSEHDDFDATQTSSPTEHLLNEMQLYGYRPFADEPDQRLLPDGNAVAGAVADIFDTLIATLEDTRLEPDLDDLLWSTVNVFHRATERIARELDDNEQAQKRSQREQDGSEVKSVELERQIAEGKTLIERQNAFELMRDQAAEHYARHVGKPWLPRSGSKVNHRNLTSAMIDSRDFLMAKKRAEQEILLPPGPKIVVTGGLDFNDHRLIWAKLDQVHAKHPDMVLVHGKSPKGAEKIASLWATNRNVPQIGFAPDWTKHGRAAPFKRNDQMLEIVPKGVMHFPGTGINDNLADKAKKLGIPVWKFGGA, from the coding sequence ATGAGCGAGCACGACGACTTCGACGCCACCCAAACTTCTTCTCCGACCGAGCATCTCCTCAACGAAATGCAGCTTTACGGCTACCGGCCCTTCGCCGACGAACCCGACCAGCGGCTTCTGCCGGACGGCAATGCGGTCGCGGGTGCAGTCGCCGACATCTTCGACACCCTGATTGCGACGCTGGAGGACACGCGTCTCGAACCCGATCTCGACGATCTCCTCTGGTCGACCGTCAACGTCTTCCATCGCGCCACCGAACGGATCGCACGAGAGCTTGACGACAACGAGCAAGCCCAGAAGCGCTCGCAACGGGAACAGGACGGCAGCGAGGTCAAGTCGGTCGAACTCGAGCGCCAGATCGCTGAGGGCAAGACGCTCATCGAACGCCAGAACGCTTTCGAGCTGATGCGCGACCAGGCAGCCGAACACTACGCACGCCACGTCGGAAAACCGTGGCTCCCGCGCAGCGGATCGAAGGTCAACCATCGCAACCTCACCTCGGCGATGATCGACAGCCGCGACTTCCTGATGGCGAAGAAACGTGCCGAGCAGGAAATCCTTCTGCCTCCCGGACCGAAGATCGTCGTCACCGGCGGACTCGACTTCAACGACCACCGGCTGATCTGGGCCAAGCTCGACCAGGTGCATGCGAAGCACCCCGACATGGTCCTCGTTCACGGCAAGTCGCCGAAGGGCGCGGAGAAGATCGCCTCGCTCTGGGCGACGAACCGCAATGTGCCGCAGATCGGATTCGCACCCGACTGGACGAAGCACGGTCGCGCCGCGCCCTTCAAGCGCAATGACCAGATGCTGGAGATCGTGCCGAAGGGCGTGATGCACTTCCCCGGCACGGGCATCAACGACAACCTAGCCGACAAGGCCAAGAAGCTCGGCATCCCGGTCTGGAAGTTCGGCGGCGCGTAA
- a CDS encoding DUF7146 domain-containing protein, with protein sequence MSRHDASDLAHRLGRQAEAVCRHYLSAGRRQGNYWQVGDARNTPGRSMFVRLKDSPKGLAGKFTDAATGEHGDLLDVIRESCGLVDFTDVVEEARGFLGLPHPEPDPPPRKRATASAPSGSVEAARRLFDMSQPITGTLVQSYLRKRGITDLRGTGNLRFHPRCYYRPDEHSPTETWPAMIAAVTDLAGKITGAHRTWLDPQRGDKAPLDTPRRAMGDLLGHAVRFGAGGEVMAAGEGIETVLSVRQVLPDMPMLAALSAAHLAAVLFPDTLRRLYILRDDDPAGDGARDSLVERANAAGIEAIVISPRLGDFNEDLRTLGLDALRSQTRVQIGPQDVARFMALAA encoded by the coding sequence ATGTCCCGTCACGATGCTTCCGATCTTGCGCACCGTCTCGGCCGACAGGCCGAGGCGGTGTGCCGTCATTATCTCAGCGCCGGCCGACGCCAGGGCAATTATTGGCAGGTCGGTGATGCCCGCAACACGCCCGGCCGCTCGATGTTCGTGCGGCTGAAGGACTCGCCAAAGGGGTTGGCCGGTAAGTTCACCGACGCCGCCACGGGGGAGCACGGCGATCTGCTAGACGTGATCCGCGAAAGCTGCGGATTGGTCGATTTCACCGATGTCGTCGAAGAGGCCCGAGGCTTCCTCGGCCTGCCGCATCCCGAACCAGACCCGCCGCCGAGGAAGCGTGCCACCGCGTCGGCGCCATCAGGCTCGGTGGAAGCCGCCCGCAGACTGTTCGACATGTCGCAGCCTATCACGGGCACGCTCGTACAATCGTATCTCCGCAAACGCGGCATCACGGATTTACGCGGAACCGGAAATCTCCGCTTCCACCCGCGCTGCTACTATCGGCCCGATGAGCATTCGCCGACAGAGACCTGGCCCGCGATGATCGCAGCCGTCACCGACCTTGCCGGCAAGATCACCGGGGCGCATCGGACCTGGCTCGATCCGCAACGCGGGGACAAGGCGCCGCTCGACACGCCGCGCCGAGCGATGGGCGATCTTCTTGGGCATGCGGTCCGCTTTGGCGCAGGCGGCGAAGTCATGGCGGCCGGCGAAGGCATCGAGACCGTGCTGTCCGTCAGACAGGTCTTGCCCGACATGCCGATGCTGGCGGCGCTCTCCGCAGCCCATCTCGCCGCCGTCCTGTTCCCGGACACGCTGCGGCGGCTCTACATCCTGCGCGACGACGATCCGGCCGGTGACGGTGCGCGTGACAGCCTGGTCGAACGGGCAAACGCGGCCGGGATCGAGGCGATCGTCATCTCGCCCAGGCTCGGCGACTTCAACGAGGATCTGCGCACCCTCGGCCTCGATGCACTCCGCAGCCAAACCCGGGTGCAGATCGGGCCACAAGACGTGGCGCGCTTTATGGCGCTCGCGGCATAG
- a CDS encoding S26 family signal peptidase: protein MRTLTLAFFAVCAIASNFAGSRVPLLIWNASASVPIGLYAIRPIGGLAITDLLVARPPEHLANWLATRGYLPKGALLFKRVAALPGQKVCRTDFTISVDGSFVAEANPRDHTGCELPHWSGCFTLKPGEVFLLNWDNPASLDGRYFGALPVDTIVGRAQPIWTEAE from the coding sequence ATGAGGACGCTCACTCTCGCCTTCTTCGCCGTCTGCGCAATCGCGTCGAACTTCGCCGGGAGTCGTGTGCCGCTTCTCATCTGGAATGCATCGGCCAGCGTGCCCATCGGACTTTACGCCATTCGACCGATTGGCGGCCTCGCTATCACCGATCTCCTCGTCGCTCGGCCGCCCGAGCACCTCGCAAACTGGCTAGCGACGCGCGGCTATCTGCCCAAGGGCGCACTGCTCTTCAAGCGAGTGGCGGCGCTTCCCGGACAGAAAGTCTGCCGAACCGACTTCACAATATCCGTCGACGGAAGCTTCGTCGCCGAGGCGAATCCTCGAGATCACACAGGCTGCGAGCTGCCGCACTGGAGCGGGTGTTTCACGCTCAAGCCCGGGGAAGTCTTCCTGCTCAACTGGGACAATCCCGCCTCGCTCGACGGACGGTATTTCGGGGCGCTTCCAGTCGATACCATCGTCGGCCGTGCGCAGCCCATCTGGACGGAGGCGGAGTGA
- a CDS encoding DUF736 domain-containing protein: MATIGTFKKTDSNEFTGEIFTLSVQVKNVRIVPDQRATGENAPSHRVLVGRAEIGAAWSKRSNEGRDYLGLKLDDPSFNAPIYANLFDDEDGEGYSLIWSRSRKANGD, from the coding sequence ATGGCGACCATCGGCACCTTCAAAAAGACCGACTCGAACGAGTTCACCGGCGAAATCTTCACTCTCAGCGTCCAGGTCAAGAACGTGCGCATCGTCCCCGACCAGCGCGCCACCGGCGAGAACGCGCCCAGCCACCGGGTCCTGGTCGGCCGCGCCGAGATCGGCGCCGCCTGGTCCAAGCGCTCCAACGAGGGCCGCGACTATTTGGGCCTCAAGCTCGATGATCCGAGCTTCAACGCCCCAATCTACGCCAACCTCTTCGACGACGAGGACGGCGAAGGCTACAGCCTCATCTGGTCGCGCAGCCGCAAGGCCAATGGCGACTGA
- a CDS encoding DUF2285 domain-containing protein yields MTNRVVVPSDLTFHPDRWPNIRARRVATDGAYFLFGRGRDEHHAWLPGPPDEGSLLSALIPIDDMKQRRSEATLRLIKRLNGTTTTEAQIGDWRLRLSLRALDGVRDGASYRQVAESLFGRKRLDRESWKTSSIRARTIRLVQGGLELMRGGYRKLLRR; encoded by the coding sequence TTGACGAATCGCGTCGTCGTTCCTTCCGATCTCACCTTTCATCCCGACCGATGGCCCAACATCCGCGCACGGCGGGTTGCGACCGATGGCGCCTATTTCCTTTTCGGTCGCGGGCGCGACGAGCATCATGCCTGGCTGCCCGGTCCGCCCGACGAGGGGTCTTTGCTCTCGGCGCTGATTCCTATCGATGACATGAAACAGCGACGTTCTGAGGCGACGCTCCGGCTGATCAAACGCCTCAATGGCACCACGACGACCGAGGCGCAAATAGGCGATTGGCGCCTTCGGCTGTCGCTCCGCGCCCTCGACGGCGTCCGAGACGGAGCCTCCTACCGACAAGTCGCCGAATCGCTGTTCGGTCGCAAACGACTCGACCGCGAGTCCTGGAAGACGTCGTCGATCCGCGCCCGCACGATCCGCCTTGTTCAGGGCGGCCTGGAGCTCATGCGCGGCGGCTATCGAAAGCTCCTGAGACGATAG
- a CDS encoding replication initiator protein A, with amino-acid sequence MTPRHRQSRICGDEREQLELFRALPGELAPRDAQDLMAYPFFSLAKSKRTAPIDFSTAQIAIKVEATAEHGMATIWDADVLIWAASQIVQARDKGLKTSRLMATTPYEILTFTGRATGARDYQRLRAAFDRLQSTSIVTSIRQTTERRRQRFSWINEWKETADPSGRPLGVELIVPDWFYEGVLNEALVLTIDRAYFGLKGGLERWLYRLVRKHAGNQQGGWSFDFAHLHAKSGALSPLKHFAFDLRDIVRRQPIPNYRLDIRRGPLDRELLIFTPLTTDRLERAVQRLDRRLAPGEKL; translated from the coding sequence ATGACGCCCCGACACCGGCAATCGCGCATCTGCGGCGACGAACGGGAGCAGCTCGAACTCTTTCGAGCGCTGCCCGGCGAGCTCGCGCCACGCGATGCGCAGGACCTCATGGCCTATCCCTTCTTCAGCCTCGCCAAGTCAAAGCGAACGGCGCCCATCGACTTCAGCACGGCCCAGATCGCGATCAAGGTCGAAGCGACCGCCGAACACGGCATGGCGACCATCTGGGATGCCGATGTGCTGATCTGGGCGGCATCTCAAATCGTTCAGGCGCGCGACAAAGGTCTCAAAACCTCGCGCCTGATGGCGACGACGCCCTATGAGATCCTCACCTTCACTGGCCGCGCCACGGGCGCGCGCGACTATCAGCGCCTGCGCGCCGCCTTTGACCGGCTGCAGTCGACCAGCATCGTCACCTCGATCCGTCAAACGACCGAAAGACGCCGCCAGCGCTTCTCCTGGATCAACGAATGGAAGGAGACCGCCGATCCAAGCGGCCGGCCGCTCGGCGTCGAACTCATCGTCCCCGACTGGTTTTACGAAGGCGTCCTAAACGAAGCCTTGGTGCTCACAATCGACCGGGCCTATTTCGGGCTGAAGGGCGGTCTGGAGCGCTGGCTTTATCGTCTCGTTCGCAAGCACGCCGGCAATCAGCAGGGCGGCTGGAGCTTCGATTTCGCGCATCTCCACGCCAAGTCCGGCGCGCTCTCGCCGCTCAAACATTTTGCCTTCGATCTCCGCGACATCGTGCGGCGCCAGCCCATTCCCAATTACCGGCTCGACATTCGCCGGGGTCCGCTCGACCGCGAACTTCTCATCTTCACGCCGCTCACCACCGATCGGCTCGAGCGCGCCGTTCAGCGCCTCGATCGACGTCTCGCCCCGGGGGAAAAACTGTGA
- a CDS encoding lytic transglycosylase domain-containing protein: MRAESGGDAKSVSNKGAVGLMQLMPATYAELRTRYGLGTDPFDPYDNILAGAAYLRELLDQYGEHGFLAAYNAGPRRYEDYLRGRPLPAETTDYVQRIASAISFGEGSATPYSASSGNPASPIFMAVIESEGHCNTQLRYSVDTGLRPEGSARRSLIRSQPDVRLFSIDLHAANGPNASSPAALSRGSSLFAVRRPLGASQ; encoded by the coding sequence ATGCGCGCAGAGAGCGGCGGCGATGCCAAATCCGTCTCCAACAAAGGCGCAGTCGGCCTCATGCAACTCATGCCGGCGACCTACGCCGAGTTGCGCACGCGCTACGGCCTCGGCACCGATCCTTTCGATCCATACGACAACATTCTGGCTGGAGCCGCATACCTTCGCGAGCTGCTCGACCAATATGGCGAGCACGGCTTTCTGGCGGCGTATAACGCCGGTCCGAGGCGCTATGAGGACTATCTTCGCGGTCGCCCTTTACCAGCCGAAACGACAGATTATGTTCAAAGAATTGCGTCCGCAATTTCGTTCGGCGAAGGTTCCGCGACGCCTTATTCGGCTTCCTCGGGCAACCCCGCCTCTCCGATCTTCATGGCGGTCATCGAGTCGGAAGGGCATTGCAATACTCAGCTGAGATACAGCGTCGACACCGGTCTCAGACCCGAAGGATCCGCACGGCGCTCACTCATCCGGTCGCAGCCAGACGTCAGATTATTTTCAATCGATTTGCACGCAGCGAACGGTCCGAACGCTTCATCGCCTGCTGCTCTTTCGCGCGGTTCCAGCCTTTTCGCCGTTCGCCGACCTTTAGGAGCATCCCAATGA
- a CDS encoding transcriptional regulator domain-containing protein, translating into MTNGDWRSASAYEYLRESGWHSYAWEFLRRNDDYRATYADPIRRAELDAGIGLRGQCWGIRFRG; encoded by the coding sequence ATGACCAATGGCGATTGGCGCTCTGCGAGCGCATATGAATATTTGCGAGAGTCCGGCTGGCATAGTTACGCTTGGGAGTTCCTCAGGCGCAACGATGACTATCGGGCCACATACGCCGACCCGATCAGGCGCGCGGAGCTCGACGCCGGAATAGGGTTACGAGGTCAGTGTTGGGGGATTCGATTTCGCGGTTGA
- a CDS encoding restriction endonuclease: MTPEAAKCALAGAVGEEEPVLLGVSMLGKLTVDDVPKGVRYEIGTMGDGVVRLAWNGSFTVENGKVFGEADHTWTRKYWHSPLGLEQYLDLVRRAVEVRQRVRGDVALVDHDDDGAYIHLRYRIAATDSRLDRAYDEVVKIDAEIAEAAEQAADEVGARIAEVAARLSGWGVNTLDGLVDAVERATSADEKGRALEELCARMFSLVPGFVVKQRIRTETEEIDISVVNGSIEPRLAREGAVILVECKNWSGRCGKNEFVIFHEKMQNRSRRCSLGFLVSWNGFAETVTKEMLRGSREELLVVPLTGADIRAAVRESDFTAAILNYWDKAVAL; encoded by the coding sequence ATGACTCCGGAAGCGGCGAAATGCGCGCTCGCAGGCGCGGTGGGTGAAGAGGAGCCTGTGCTGCTCGGCGTGTCCATGCTGGGAAAACTAACAGTCGACGATGTACCGAAAGGTGTGCGGTACGAGATCGGAACTATGGGTGACGGCGTTGTTCGCCTGGCTTGGAACGGCTCCTTCACTGTCGAGAATGGCAAGGTGTTCGGTGAAGCCGACCATACTTGGACGCGCAAATATTGGCACTCTCCGCTTGGCCTTGAGCAGTATCTCGATCTGGTGCGCCGAGCTGTCGAGGTGCGGCAGCGTGTACGAGGCGATGTCGCGCTTGTCGATCACGACGACGACGGAGCCTACATCCATCTGCGCTATCGCATTGCCGCGACGGATAGCAGGTTGGACCGAGCCTACGACGAGGTTGTCAAGATCGACGCGGAAATAGCCGAAGCTGCCGAGCAGGCAGCCGATGAAGTGGGGGCTAGAATTGCCGAGGTTGCGGCACGACTCTCAGGCTGGGGAGTCAACACTCTCGACGGTTTGGTCGACGCTGTAGAACGGGCGACAAGCGCTGACGAGAAAGGTCGAGCGCTCGAAGAACTTTGTGCCCGCATGTTTTCTTTGGTCCCCGGATTTGTCGTAAAACAACGAATCCGGACTGAGACCGAGGAAATTGACATTTCGGTCGTGAACGGGAGCATCGAGCCTCGCCTCGCACGCGAGGGAGCGGTGATCCTCGTAGAGTGCAAGAACTGGTCGGGCCGTTGCGGTAAGAACGAGTTCGTCATTTTCCATGAGAAGATGCAGAACCGAAGCCGGCGCTGCTCGCTCGGGTTTCTCGTCTCCTGGAATGGGTTCGCCGAGACGGTAACGAAAGAGATGCTGCGAGGCAGTCGCGAGGAGTTACTCGTGGTGCCGCTCACGGGGGCCGACATTCGTGCTGCCGTCCGGGAGAGCGACTTCACCGCCGCCATACTGAACTACTGGGACAAAGCGGTCGCACTCTAA
- a CDS encoding helix-turn-helix transcriptional regulator, protein MSAQTAPLPPRYLRTPEAARFLGLSGRTLEKHRTYGTGPRYSKLGGRVVYRVEDLQAWADRGAKASTSDPGVGTVLPARRHAEGLAQRAAQPRG, encoded by the coding sequence ATGTCCGCACAAACAGCGCCCCTGCCGCCGCGCTACCTTCGCACGCCCGAAGCCGCGCGATTTCTTGGCCTTTCGGGCCGCACGCTCGAAAAGCACCGCACCTACGGAACCGGTCCTCGCTATTCGAAGCTCGGCGGCCGCGTCGTCTACCGCGTCGAAGACCTGCAGGCCTGGGCCGATCGTGGCGCCAAGGCGTCGACCTCCGACCCCGGCGTCGGGACCGTTCTCCCCGCGCGGCGGCACGCCGAAGGCCTCGCGCAGCGCGCCGCTCAACCGCGCGGCTGA
- a CDS encoding helix-turn-helix transcriptional regulator codes for MRKLVGRNLKRIRLEKGLTQEQFAERSGFTQQYLSDLERGRRNPTIVSLYEIALALGVDQVALVNPDEEAREEEARRAEEGKRGRGTERTKAKDPTLTKNKAPDKARASRARERPEKLA; via the coding sequence ATGCGCAAGCTGGTCGGCAGAAATCTAAAACGAATCAGGCTCGAGAAGGGGCTGACGCAGGAACAGTTCGCCGAGCGATCTGGCTTCACGCAGCAATATTTAAGTGATCTGGAGCGTGGAAGGCGGAATCCGACTATCGTAAGCCTTTACGAAATCGCCCTGGCGCTGGGCGTCGACCAGGTGGCCCTGGTCAATCCGGATGAGGAGGCACGCGAGGAAGAGGCGCGGCGCGCGGAAGAGGGCAAGCGCGGCCGAGGAACCGAACGCACGAAGGCGAAGGACCCCACTCTGACGAAGAATAAGGCCCCGGATAAAGCTCGGGCGTCGCGTGCCCGGGAGAGGCCAGAAAAGCTGGCATAA